The following are from one region of the Cloacibacterium normanense genome:
- a CDS encoding B12-binding domain-containing radical SAM protein, with translation MKDLLLITPPFTQLNTPYPATAYLKGFLNTKNISSYQIDLGIEVILEIFSKKGVSEIFNVKPANLSENVQRIFALKEEYIKTIDEVIAFLQNKKPTLARQICSMNFLPEASRFNQLDDMEYAFGNMGLQDKAKHLATLYLEDLSDYIIENVDENFGFSRYAERLGRSANSFDELYQKLQSDKTFVDNFTLEILDKKLTVTQPKLVCFSVPFPGNLYSAFRCAQHIKNHYPKIKTAFGGGFANTELRDLKDKRVFEFFDFITLDDGELPIELLFENVCHSEQSEESLFKRTFLLENGEIVYKNNSERHDYKQAEIGTPDYTDLPLDQYISVIEIANPMHSLWSDGRWNKLTMAHGCYWGKCTFCDISLDYIKIYEPIAAKILVDRMEELIEKTIENGFHFVDEAAPPALMREVALEILRRKLVVTWWTNIRFEKSFTRDLCFLLKLSGCVAVSGGLEVASDRLLKLINKGVSVSQVAKVTRNFTEAGIMVHSYLMYGYPTQTEQETIDSLEMVRQMFEMGILQSGFWHQFAMTAHSPVGKNPEEFGVIPLLKEITFANNDVEFQDKTGINHSKFSFGLKKSLFNYMHGICFENPLQEWFDFKISKTTIHPDYIHDCLLEEDHFSTKPNAKIIWTSVKPLVEFYTKTKKGNSWEMATLTFHEKTNVFSINLEKEKAVWLLETIDEISIHSNKNVTFNQLKAKYELDFDDFELFWYSKPMQILKENGVILTL, from the coding sequence TTGAAAGATTTACTGCTCATCACTCCTCCATTTACCCAACTCAATACGCCGTATCCTGCAACTGCGTACTTGAAAGGATTTCTTAATACCAAAAATATTTCGAGTTATCAAATCGATTTGGGAATTGAAGTTATCTTAGAAATTTTTTCCAAAAAAGGAGTTAGTGAAATTTTTAATGTAAAGCCTGCAAATTTATCTGAAAACGTTCAGAGAATTTTCGCGTTAAAAGAAGAATACATCAAAACCATAGATGAAGTTATAGCTTTTCTTCAAAACAAAAAACCAACACTTGCAAGGCAAATTTGCAGTATGAATTTCTTGCCAGAAGCATCCAGATTTAATCAGTTAGATGATATGGAATATGCTTTTGGAAACATGGGACTGCAAGACAAAGCAAAACATCTCGCTACCCTTTATTTAGAAGATTTATCAGATTACATCATAGAAAATGTTGATGAAAATTTTGGATTTAGCAGATATGCAGAACGACTGGGAAGAAGTGCTAATTCATTTGACGAATTGTATCAAAAACTTCAATCAGACAAAACTTTCGTAGATAACTTTACTCTTGAAATTTTAGATAAAAAACTTACCGTAACGCAGCCGAAACTGGTTTGTTTTTCCGTTCCGTTTCCTGGTAATTTGTATTCAGCGTTTAGATGCGCTCAACATATCAAAAATCATTATCCAAAGATTAAAACGGCTTTTGGTGGCGGTTTTGCCAATACAGAACTCCGAGATTTAAAAGACAAAAGAGTTTTTGAATTTTTTGATTTCATCACATTAGACGATGGTGAACTTCCGATAGAATTACTTTTTGAAAACGTTTGTCATTCTGAGCAGAGTGAAGAATCTTTATTCAAGCGAACCTTCCTCTTAGAAAACGGGGAAATTGTTTATAAAAATAACTCAGAAAGACACGATTATAAACAAGCCGAAATTGGGACGCCAGATTACACAGATTTACCTTTAGATCAATACATTTCCGTAATAGAAATCGCGAATCCTATGCACAGTTTGTGGAGCGATGGAAGATGGAATAAACTCACAATGGCTCATGGTTGTTATTGGGGAAAATGTACTTTTTGCGACATATCGCTCGATTATATCAAAATTTATGAGCCTATTGCTGCTAAAATTTTGGTAGACAGAATGGAAGAACTCATTGAAAAAACAATTGAAAACGGTTTCCACTTTGTAGATGAAGCAGCACCACCAGCTCTGATGCGAGAAGTGGCTCTTGAAATTTTGAGAAGAAAATTAGTTGTGACTTGGTGGACAAACATTCGATTTGAAAAAAGCTTTACACGAGATTTATGCTTTTTACTTAAACTTTCGGGTTGTGTAGCGGTTTCTGGCGGTCTAGAAGTAGCATCGGACAGATTATTGAAACTCATCAACAAAGGAGTTTCTGTTTCTCAAGTTGCCAAAGTCACCAGAAATTTCACAGAAGCAGGAATTATGGTTCACTCCTATTTAATGTACGGTTATCCTACACAAACCGAACAAGAAACCATCGATTCTTTGGAAATGGTTCGTCAAATGTTCGAAATGGGAATTTTACAAAGCGGATTTTGGCATCAGTTTGCCATGACCGCACATTCTCCTGTTGGGAAAAATCCTGAAGAATTTGGCGTAATTCCTCTCTTGAAAGAGATTACTTTTGCCAATAATGATGTGGAATTTCAAGATAAAACCGGAATCAACCACAGTAAATTTAGTTTCGGACTCAAAAAATCCCTATTCAATTACATGCACGGAATTTGTTTTGAAAATCCACTGCAAGAATGGTTTGATTTTAAAATTTCAAAAACCACTATTCATCCTGATTATATTCACGATTGTTTATTAGAAGAAGACCACTTTAGCACCAAACCTAACGCTAAAATCATTTGGACAAGTGTAAAACCGTTAGTTGAATTTTATACTAAAACCAAAAAAGGAAATTCTTGGGAAATGGCAACACTTACCTTCCATGAAAAGACCAATGTTTTTAGCATCAATTTAGAAAAAGAAAAAGCAGTTTGGCTTCTTGAAACCATTGATGAAATTTCTATTCATTCTAATAAAAACGTAACATTCAACCAGTTAAAAGCAAAATATGAGTTAGATTTTGATGATTTCGAATTGTTTTGGTATTCTAAGCCGATGCAAATTTTAAAAGAAAACGGAGTCATCTTAACCTTATAA
- a CDS encoding FoF1 ATP synthase subunit delta/epsilon, with amino-acid sequence MNIKILTPEFVVFDGEVDSVLLPGKNGDFHIMKNHAAIVSSLVNGKVRIFTNEIQNENFAKFFTKENEKNSVFSYSINSGVVEFSNDKGIILCD; translated from the coding sequence ATGAATATTAAAATATTAACTCCGGAATTTGTAGTTTTTGATGGCGAAGTAGATTCAGTTCTTCTTCCTGGAAAAAATGGTGATTTCCATATCATGAAAAACCACGCCGCTATTGTTTCTTCTTTAGTGAATGGTAAAGTAAGAATTTTCACAAATGAAATTCAGAATGAAAATTTTGCAAAATTCTTTACCAAAGAAAACGAAAAGAACAGTGTTTTTTCTTATTCTATCAACAGTGGTGTAGTAGAATTTAGTAATGATAAAGGAATAATCCTTTGTGATTAA
- the atpD gene encoding F0F1 ATP synthase subunit beta, with the protein MANQIKGKISQIIGPVIDVLFQEVEELPKIYDALEIKKSNGETVVLEVEQHIGEDMVRCISMDATDGLQRGQEVVATGNQITMPTGDGVNGRLFNVVGNAIDGLPNLSKDGGLPIHREAPHFDQLSTSAEVLFTGIKVIDLIEPYAKGGKIGLFGGAGVGKTVLIQELINNIAKGHGGLSVFAGVGERTREGNDLLREMLESGIIKYGEGFMHSMEEGGWDLSKVDLEEMKDSKCTFVFGQMNEPPGARARVALSGLTVAEYFRDGGESGQGRDVLFFVDNIFRFTQAGSEVSALLGRMPSAVGYQPTLASEMGAMQERITSTKNGSITSVQAIYVPADDLTDPAPATTFAHLDATTVLDRKIASLGIYPAVDPLASTSRILTPEILGNEHYDTAQRVKEILQRYKALQDIIAILGMEELSEEDKLVVYRARKVQRFLSQPFHVAEQFTGLKGALVDIKDTIKGFNMIIDGELDHLPEAAFNLKGTIEEAIEAGQKMLAENA; encoded by the coding sequence ATGGCAAACCAAATTAAAGGGAAAATTTCACAAATTATCGGTCCAGTTATAGACGTTCTTTTTCAAGAAGTAGAAGAATTACCAAAAATTTATGATGCTCTTGAAATTAAAAAATCAAACGGAGAAACTGTTGTATTAGAAGTAGAACAACACATTGGTGAAGATATGGTAAGATGTATCTCAATGGACGCTACTGACGGTTTACAAAGAGGGCAAGAAGTTGTAGCAACAGGAAACCAAATTACCATGCCTACAGGTGATGGTGTAAACGGAAGACTTTTTAACGTAGTAGGTAATGCAATTGACGGACTTCCTAATTTATCTAAAGATGGCGGTTTGCCAATCCACAGAGAAGCTCCTCATTTCGATCAGCTTTCTACTTCGGCTGAAGTTTTATTTACTGGTATCAAAGTAATCGACCTTATCGAACCTTATGCAAAAGGTGGTAAGATTGGTTTATTCGGTGGTGCTGGTGTAGGAAAAACAGTATTAATTCAAGAATTAATCAATAATATTGCTAAAGGACACGGTGGTTTATCTGTGTTCGCTGGTGTAGGTGAAAGAACAAGAGAAGGAAACGACCTTCTTAGAGAGATGTTAGAATCTGGTATCATTAAATATGGTGAAGGCTTCATGCACTCTATGGAAGAAGGAGGATGGGATTTATCTAAAGTAGATTTAGAAGAAATGAAAGATTCTAAATGTACCTTCGTTTTCGGACAAATGAACGAACCTCCTGGTGCAAGAGCTAGAGTAGCACTTTCTGGTCTTACTGTTGCTGAATATTTCAGAGATGGTGGTGAATCTGGTCAAGGTAGAGACGTATTATTCTTCGTAGATAATATCTTTAGATTTACACAAGCGGGTTCTGAGGTATCTGCACTTTTAGGACGTATGCCTTCTGCAGTAGGTTACCAGCCAACTCTTGCTTCTGAAATGGGAGCAATGCAAGAAAGAATTACTTCTACTAAAAACGGTTCTATTACTTCTGTACAAGCAATCTACGTTCCTGCGGATGACTTAACTGACCCGGCTCCAGCAACTACGTTTGCTCACTTAGATGCAACTACCGTATTAGATAGAAAAATTGCTTCATTAGGTATTTATCCAGCAGTAGATCCACTAGCTTCTACTTCTAGAATCTTAACTCCAGAAATTTTAGGAAATGAGCATTATGATACAGCTCAGAGAGTAAAAGAAATTCTTCAAAGATATAAAGCGCTTCAAGATATCATTGCAATTCTTGGTATGGAAGAACTTTCAGAAGAAGATAAATTAGTAGTATATAGAGCTAGAAAAGTACAGAGATTCTTATCTCAACCTTTCCACGTTGCAGAGCAATTTACAGGTCTTAAAGGAGCTTTAGTAGATATCAAAGATACTATCAAAGGTTTCAACATGATCATCGATGGTGAGTTAGATCACTTACCAGAAGCTGCTTTCAACTTGAAAGGAACTATCGAAGAAGCTATCGAAGCAGGTCAAAAAATGCTTGCTGAAAACGCTTAA
- a CDS encoding bifunctional riboflavin kinase/FAD synthetase — protein MKLIEDLNFYHEKSPKVLSLGMFDGVHLGHISIINQLKDKAKKNNLETSLLTFWPHPRKIFNPNDDLKLLNNLEEKLFLLKQAGIDSLFLQKFDEHFRNLTGEEFIREILIKKLNVKHIIIGHDHVFGKNKSGNFELLQKLSSELDFTVEQLQAIKNEDDFNISSTKIRNCLGNGNIVGANKMLGYSYTLSGKIIDGKKLGRTIGYPTANLEIDELKLLPKKGAYIVEVFVKDQFYKGMMSIGTNPTVNGDKLTAEVYILDFNQDIYGEVITVKFRYFLHEEIKFESLEKLIERLDEDKILTENFNFS, from the coding sequence TTGAAACTCATAGAAGATTTAAATTTTTATCACGAAAAATCTCCTAAAGTTCTTTCTTTAGGGATGTTTGACGGAGTTCATCTCGGTCATATTTCCATCATCAATCAATTGAAGGACAAGGCAAAAAAAAATAATTTAGAGACTTCTTTGCTCACCTTTTGGCCTCATCCTAGGAAAATTTTTAACCCAAATGACGACCTCAAACTGCTCAATAATTTAGAAGAAAAACTTTTTTTACTGAAACAGGCTGGAATTGACTCTTTATTTTTACAAAAATTTGATGAACATTTCAGAAACTTAACTGGAGAAGAATTTATCCGTGAAATTCTTATCAAAAAACTGAATGTAAAACACATTATCATAGGTCACGACCACGTTTTCGGGAAAAATAAATCTGGAAATTTCGAACTGCTTCAAAAGCTTTCTTCCGAATTAGATTTTACTGTAGAGCAATTACAAGCCATCAAAAATGAAGACGATTTCAATATCAGTTCTACTAAAATTAGAAATTGCTTAGGAAACGGAAACATCGTGGGCGCCAATAAAATGCTAGGTTATTCCTACACTCTTTCTGGAAAAATAATTGACGGAAAAAAACTAGGAAGAACAATTGGTTACCCTACTGCAAATCTAGAAATAGACGAGCTGAAACTTTTGCCTAAAAAAGGTGCTTACATTGTAGAAGTTTTCGTGAAAGACCAATTTTACAAAGGCATGATGAGCATTGGCACTAATCCTACTGTAAATGGTGATAAATTAACTGCAGAAGTGTACATTTTAGACTTCAATCAAGATATTTACGGCGAAGTTATTACGGTAAAATTCAGATATTTTTTACACGAAGAAATTAAATTCGAATCGCTAGAAAAACTCATCGAAAGATTAGATGAGGACAAAATTTTGACCGAAAATTTTAACTTTAGTTAA
- a CDS encoding TerC family protein codes for MEAEIIISLLTLIALETVLGIDNVIFISILANKLPVNQQKKARRIGLILAGVMRLGLLLLISQIMKLDQDLFTVFETGISGKDLILILGGLFLLYKSTAEIYHKMEGEDGDVTKNMIVTSFGQVIFQILLMDLVFSIDSIITAVGMVKEVWVMYVAVIVTVIIMLFAAEPISNFVNKHPAFKILALSFLLLIGFSLIVEGFGKEIPKGYIYFAMAFSLLVDIIQMKTTKKSEPVHLHEHYKEEEQHLDKDVL; via the coding sequence ATGGAAGCAGAAATTATAATTTCTTTACTTACTCTTATCGCACTAGAAACCGTTCTAGGAATAGACAATGTTATTTTCATTTCTATTTTGGCGAATAAATTACCTGTAAACCAACAGAAAAAAGCCAGAAGAATCGGGCTTATTCTTGCCGGAGTGATGAGACTTGGTTTATTACTTTTGATTAGTCAAATTATGAAACTAGACCAAGATTTATTTACCGTTTTCGAAACGGGAATCTCAGGTAAAGATTTGATTTTAATTCTTGGAGGTTTATTCCTACTCTACAAAAGCACCGCAGAAATTTATCATAAAATGGAAGGCGAAGATGGCGATGTAACTAAAAATATGATTGTAACGAGTTTCGGACAAGTGATATTCCAAATTTTATTAATGGATTTGGTATTCTCTATTGATTCCATTATTACCGCAGTAGGAATGGTAAAAGAAGTTTGGGTAATGTATGTAGCGGTGATTGTAACGGTGATTATCATGCTTTTTGCAGCAGAACCTATCAGCAATTTCGTGAATAAACATCCTGCTTTTAAAATTTTAGCACTTTCATTCTTGCTATTGATTGGTTTCTCACTAATCGTGGAAGGTTTTGGCAAAGAAATTCCGAAAGGTTATATTTACTTTGCGATGGCATTCTCACTTTTGGTAGATATTATTCAAATGAAAACAACCAAAAAATCTGAACCTGTACATCTTCACGAACATTACAAAGAAGAAGAACAGCATCTTGATAAAGATGTTTTATAA
- a CDS encoding MmcQ/YjbR family DNA-binding protein translates to MLAEEIREYCLNKKGVTEGFPFDETTLVFKVGGKMFLLMALENQPLVFSAKNTADYNQELREQYSQISGAYHMNKTHWNSVICEGLKQEFIKKLIDDSYQLVYESLTKKIKLEILNS, encoded by the coding sequence ATGTTAGCCGAAGAAATAAGAGAATATTGTCTCAACAAAAAAGGAGTTACGGAAGGTTTTCCGTTTGATGAAACTACTTTAGTCTTTAAAGTAGGTGGTAAAATGTTTCTATTAATGGCTTTAGAAAATCAACCATTGGTCTTTTCGGCAAAAAATACTGCAGATTATAACCAAGAACTCCGAGAACAATATTCCCAAATTTCAGGAGCTTATCACATGAATAAGACGCATTGGAATTCTGTAATTTGTGAAGGATTGAAGCAGGAATTCATTAAAAAACTCATTGATGATTCATATCAATTGGTGTATGAAAGTTTAACGAAGAAAATAAAATTAGAAATTTTAAATTCATAA
- a CDS encoding NAD(P)H-binding protein, producing the protein MKALIIGATGATGKDLVQKLSQDKDFEEIHAFVRKPVESTSEKVKYHVVNFEKPEEWKDLVKGDVAFSCLGTTLKDAGSKEAQRKVDFDYQLQFAKTAKENGVEDFVLISAYGANPNSKIFYSRMKGELEEEVKKLHFNKITIFQPGMLDRKNTDRTGEVLGARIIKFANKFGVLESQKPLPTDILAQALVNSSKIKSYGYSKIKLGSIFSFAEKGKE; encoded by the coding sequence ATGAAAGCTTTAATTATAGGAGCAACTGGCGCTACAGGAAAAGATTTGGTTCAAAAACTAAGTCAAGATAAAGATTTCGAAGAAATTCATGCTTTTGTAAGAAAACCTGTAGAATCTACTTCTGAAAAAGTAAAATATCATGTAGTAAATTTCGAAAAGCCAGAAGAATGGAAAGATTTGGTAAAAGGTGATGTCGCTTTTTCTTGCCTCGGAACTACCTTGAAAGACGCAGGAAGCAAGGAAGCACAGCGAAAAGTAGATTTTGATTATCAATTGCAATTTGCCAAAACTGCCAAAGAAAATGGCGTGGAAGATTTCGTTTTGATTTCTGCTTATGGAGCCAATCCCAATTCTAAAATTTTCTATTCTAGAATGAAGGGCGAATTAGAAGAAGAAGTAAAAAAGCTTCATTTTAATAAAATTACCATTTTCCAACCTGGAATGCTCGATCGAAAAAACACCGACAGAACTGGCGAAGTTTTAGGCGCTAGAATTATAAAATTTGCCAATAAATTTGGCGTTTTAGAATCTCAAAAACCATTGCCAACAGACATTTTAGCACAAGCTTTGGTGAATTCTTCTAAAATAAAATCTTACGGATATTCTAAAATAAAATTAGGCAGTATTTTCAGTTTTGCAGAAAAAGGAAAAGAATAG
- a CDS encoding glutathione peroxidase: protein MKKILFILMAFFGLFSSQAQQAKSIHSLKVKALDGKTIDFSKFKGKKILIVNTASECGFTPQYEGLQKLYETYKDQLVIVGFPANNFGGQEPGSNEEIGAFCKKNYVVTFPMAAKVSVKGKDIAPIFKFLTDKKLNGVKSTTILWNFEKFLLNEKGELIDTFVSTTKPTSESITKYFK, encoded by the coding sequence ATGAAAAAAATATTATTTATTCTCATGGCATTTTTTGGACTTTTCTCTTCACAAGCGCAACAAGCAAAATCTATTCATTCTCTTAAAGTGAAAGCTTTAGATGGTAAAACCATTGATTTTTCTAAGTTTAAAGGCAAGAAAATCTTGATTGTAAATACAGCGTCAGAATGCGGTTTTACACCACAGTATGAAGGTTTACAGAAGTTGTACGAAACGTACAAAGACCAATTGGTGATTGTAGGTTTTCCTGCAAACAATTTTGGTGGACAAGAACCAGGAAGCAATGAAGAAATCGGTGCTTTTTGCAAAAAAAATTACGTAGTTACCTTTCCGATGGCGGCTAAAGTTTCTGTGAAAGGGAAAGATATTGCTCCCATTTTTAAATTTTTAACAGACAAAAAACTAAACGGAGTAAAAAGCACAACTATTCTTTGGAACTTCGAGAAATTTTTGCTCAATGAAAAAGGAGAGTTGATTGATACTTTTGTAAGTACTACGAAACCTACTTCTGAATCTATTACGAAATATTTTAAATAA
- a CDS encoding outer membrane lipoprotein-sorting protein, which translates to MKKILLIVTILVTTIFSAQTAKQIIDKNIELTGGLTNWKLLNSIILQGKVILGVNDEYPMRIYQQRPNLTKTVVFIGNKENVIEGYDGKNGYAMNYVVNKLQVQKNYVPESFDTDFIDYENKGFTAQVLGKEKVGERDCYKVELTKNVNKTVYYFDVQNFLLLKEEKKDETLVYSDFKKVNNLVMPFRIEATTPKKEGDYVMILYKIEVNKAFPANTFKF; encoded by the coding sequence ATGAAAAAGATACTATTAATCGTAACAATTCTAGTAACCACCATATTTTCGGCGCAAACTGCTAAACAAATTATTGATAAAAATATTGAGTTAACAGGAGGCTTAACCAACTGGAAACTGCTGAATTCTATTATTCTACAAGGAAAAGTAATTCTAGGCGTAAATGATGAATATCCTATGAGAATTTATCAGCAAAGACCTAATCTTACGAAAACAGTAGTATTCATCGGGAATAAAGAAAATGTAATCGAAGGTTATGATGGTAAAAATGGTTACGCGATGAATTACGTGGTGAATAAACTTCAGGTTCAAAAAAATTACGTTCCAGAAAGCTTTGACACAGATTTTATCGATTATGAAAACAAAGGTTTTACCGCACAAGTTCTTGGGAAAGAAAAAGTAGGAGAAAGAGACTGTTATAAGGTAGAACTCACCAAAAATGTAAATAAAACCGTTTATTATTTTGATGTTCAGAACTTTTTACTGTTAAAAGAAGAAAAGAAAGACGAAACGTTGGTGTATTCTGATTTCAAAAAAGTGAATAATTTGGTAATGCCTTTCAGAATTGAAGCAACTACGCCGAAAAAAGAAGGAGATTACGTGATGATTCTCTATAAAATTGAAGTTAACAAAGCCTTTCCTGCCAATACTTTTAAGTTCTAA
- the kdsB gene encoding 3-deoxy-manno-octulosonate cytidylyltransferase, with the protein MNNLGTRNSELETLKIIAVIPARYAASRFPGKLMQILGDKTVIATTYQNVLETLLFDKVFVATDSEIIFEEITKIGGKAVMTGEHETGSDRIAEAVQNIDCDIVINVQGDEPFLKTEPLKQLIQVFKNDVDKEISLASLKIRLKEKEEIENPNNVKVITDLQNFAMYFSRSVIPYPRETSVEHLYYKHIGVYAFRKEALLKFANLAMTPLEISEKIEAIRYLENGMKIKMIETDFIGVGIDVPEDLEKAKAILSRDKS; encoded by the coding sequence ATGAATAATCTCGGAACCAGAAACTCGGAACTCGAAACGCTTAAAATTATCGCTGTCATTCCAGCTCGTTATGCTGCAAGTAGATTTCCCGGGAAATTAATGCAGATTTTAGGCGACAAAACCGTAATTGCTACTACTTATCAAAACGTTTTGGAAACTCTTCTATTTGATAAGGTTTTTGTGGCGACTGATTCTGAAATTATTTTTGAAGAAATTACCAAAATCGGCGGAAAAGCAGTAATGACTGGTGAACATGAAACAGGAAGCGACAGAATAGCAGAAGCGGTTCAAAACATTGATTGCGATATTGTCATCAATGTTCAAGGTGATGAACCTTTCCTGAAAACTGAACCTTTGAAACAACTGATTCAAGTTTTTAAAAATGATGTTGACAAAGAAATTTCATTGGCTTCGCTTAAAATCAGATTAAAGGAAAAGGAAGAAATCGAGAATCCGAATAATGTAAAAGTCATTACAGATTTACAGAATTTTGCGATGTATTTCAGTCGTTCTGTGATTCCTTATCCTAGAGAAACCTCTGTAGAACACTTGTACTACAAGCATATTGGTGTTTACGCTTTCAGGAAAGAAGCATTGTTGAAATTTGCAAACTTGGCGATGACTCCGCTGGAAATTTCAGAAAAAATAGAAGCGATTCGTTATCTGGAAAACGGAATGAAAATCAAAATGATAGAAACAGATTTCATTGGCGTAGGAATAGATGTTCCCGAAGATTTAGAAAAAGCGAAAGCAATTTTAAGTAGGGACAAGTCGTGA
- a CDS encoding pyridoxal phosphate-dependent aminotransferase: protein MVSKLAQNLIGSEIIKIGNQVNELKAQGAEIANLTIGDLDSNIYPIPAGLKQNIQKAYADNLTNYPPANGLLSLRKAVVKDIKSRWDLDYSPDDILVSGGSRPLIYATFKTIVDEGDKVVYAVPSWNNNHYAYLTSANAVELEVSPEDNFLPTADVITPHLEGAVLLALCSPLNPTGTMFTKEQLSEICEAVIAENKKRGEGEKPLYLMYDQIYAMLTFGDSEHFNPVSLYPELRDYTIYIDGTSKCFAATGVRVGWSFGPTKVIDRMKALLTHVGAWAPKPEQQAVAEFLDNTPAVNEFVNDFKGKIAHSLEVLHAGIQEMKSKNFAVDSIKPMGALYLTIKLDYVGKTTEDGKVLKDSTDLVFYLIEKAGVALVPFSAFGNSREMPWFRASVGACSVEDLQKMFPKLENALAKLK, encoded by the coding sequence GTGGTTTCAAAACTCGCTCAAAACCTTATCGGTTCAGAAATTATTAAAATCGGTAATCAAGTAAACGAACTCAAAGCTCAAGGAGCTGAAATTGCCAACCTTACCATCGGTGATTTAGATTCTAACATTTATCCTATTCCTGCAGGATTAAAACAAAATATTCAGAAAGCTTACGCGGATAATTTAACCAATTATCCTCCTGCAAATGGCTTGCTTTCATTAAGAAAAGCAGTGGTAAAAGACATTAAATCTCGTTGGGATTTAGATTATTCTCCAGATGATATTTTGGTTTCTGGTGGTTCTAGACCGTTAATTTACGCTACTTTTAAAACTATTGTAGACGAAGGTGATAAAGTAGTTTACGCCGTTCCTTCTTGGAATAATAACCACTACGCTTACTTAACTTCTGCCAATGCAGTAGAACTAGAAGTTTCTCCAGAAGATAATTTTTTGCCAACAGCTGATGTAATTACCCCACATTTAGAAGGTGCAGTTTTATTGGCGCTTTGTTCTCCGCTTAACCCAACTGGAACCATGTTTACCAAAGAACAACTTTCAGAAATTTGCGAAGCGGTAATTGCAGAAAATAAAAAAAGAGGAGAAGGCGAAAAGCCACTTTACTTAATGTACGACCAAATTTATGCAATGCTTACGTTTGGTGATTCAGAACATTTTAATCCAGTTTCTCTTTATCCAGAACTTAGAGATTACACCATTTATATTGATGGAACTTCTAAATGTTTTGCAGCAACTGGTGTTAGAGTAGGATGGAGTTTTGGACCAACTAAAGTGATTGATAGAATGAAAGCACTATTAACACACGTTGGAGCTTGGGCGCCAAAACCAGAACAACAAGCAGTAGCTGAATTTTTAGATAATACACCAGCTGTAAACGAATTTGTGAATGATTTCAAAGGAAAAATTGCGCACAGTTTAGAAGTTTTACATGCAGGAATTCAAGAAATGAAATCTAAAAATTTCGCGGTTGATAGCATTAAACCAATGGGTGCTTTGTATTTGACCATTAAATTGGATTATGTAGGAAAAACCACTGAAGACGGAAAGGTTTTGAAAGATTCTACCGATTTAGTTTTCTACCTTATTGAAAAAGCAGGAGTAGCTTTAGTTCCATTTTCAGCATTTGGAAATTCTAGAGAAATGCCTTGGTTTAGAGCATCAGTTGGAGCTTGTTCTGTAGAAGATTTACAAAAAATGTTCCCGAAACTTGAAAATGCTTTAGCTAAATTAAAATAA